TTGATAACCTATTTTTTGGATAGCAAATAGACCAAAATCCCAAACATTTGGAGATTGATCAATTAAATTATAGGGATTCATTAGTTGCGGTGAAACTAATGTAATTCCAAGAATTATACCTAATATTGGTGTTCCACCTATTTTTTTTACAGTCGACCAGCAAATTGCAACTGGTAAAAAATGAAAAATAGCCTCACAAGGTAACCAAAGAAATTCATAAATTGGTTTTAATATAGGATAAAATTCTAATAATGATTTATTATCAATTATTGGAATTTCGCTAATAACATTTCTTAATCCTAATATTAACCCACCACAAATTAATGTAGGTAATAATGGAAAAAATATCTCAGATAAGTTACTGATTAAACATGTGATAAATTTAGAATATACTTTATTTGATATTTTATTGTTTTTATTATCATCAATTTTTAAAATATATTGTTGAATAGTTTTATAATATTTTTCTACATTTGTACCAATAATAATTTGTAACTGATCATCCTGATTAAAACAACCCTTAACTTCAGGTATTTTTTTTAAATCGTCTATCTTTACCTTTAGCTGATCATATAAAATAAAACGTAATCGTGTTAAACAATGAGTAATCTTGCTGATATTTTCTTTTCCACCAACCATAGAAATTATTTTTCTAACATTAACATGATTTATTGAAGTATCTTTTAACATAATTTTAAAATTATTATATGAATTTAATTAAATAAATAATAAAATATATAATTATTAATTATATGTTTTATAGAGATAAATCACAAAATAGATATATAAATACATTAATTATTTAAAAATATTATTAATTGGTAATTTAAATTTTATTTATTCATTTATTAATATTTAAATAAATAAAATTTAATATATACTTATTCAAAAAATTAATATACAATTAATGATATAAAAATTAATTATATATTAATAAATATTATAAATTAATAAATATTATAAATTTTTATATTCTTTAAAAGAAATAGTAAATGAAATAGTATATTAAAAATATAATATTTTTTAAAAAGTGCTAGTAATCAAATATAAATTGTAATATTTAAAAATAATTATTTAAAAATAATTTTAAAGCAAATGTGCAATAAAATAGTTCATACAAAATTAATACAAAAAACAAAATTATCTACAAAATATCATAAACATCACTATTTTAGTGTAGCCCCAATGCTGCATTTAACAGATCGTCATTGTCGATATTTTCATCGTTTATTAACTAAAAAAGCATTACTTTATACAGAAATGATAACAACCAATGCTATTATTTATGGTAAAAATAATTATTTAACGTATAATGAAGAAGAACATCCAATTGCATTACAATTAGGTGGTAATGAACCTAAAATTTTAGCTAATTGTGCAAAAATGGTACAAAAAGCTGGTTATGATGAAATAAATTTTAATATTGGCTGTCCATCAAAAAGAGCTCAAAATGGTCAATTTGGAGCTTATTTGATGCGTGAAAGCTCTCTAGTAGCTGATTGTATAAAATCAATGCAAGATGTGGTTACCATACCTATAACAATAAAAACAAGACTTGGAGTTGACAATGATGATAGTTACGAATTTTTAATTGATTTTATAGATAGGATTGTAACAAATAGTCAATGTCGTTTATTTATTATTCATGCTCGTAAAGCTTGGTTATCAGGATTAAATCCAAAGCAAAATCGAAAAATACCACCATTAAATTATTCATATGTTTATCAATTAAAAAAAGAATTTCCACAACTCACTATTATAATTAATGGAGGTATTAAAACCATTAATGAAGCTAATCAACATTTATATTATCTTGATGGTGTTATGATAGGTAGAGAAGCTTATCAAAATCCACAATTATTAATCAATGTTGATCTTAAAATTTTTAATAAAAATAATTTAATTATTAATCCAATTATCGCAGTACAAAAAATGTTTCCTTATATTGCAAGAGAATTAAAAAAGGGGACTTATTTACATCATATCACAAAACATATGTTAGGGATATTTCAATCTGTACCTGGTGCTTGTAAATGGAGACGTTATTTAAGTACCAATAGTTACAAAAAAGGAGCTGATATTTCTATAATTAAAAAAGCACTTGAGTTTATTATCAATAAAATTGATTATTTATAACCATCTCATAAATAAATAAAACACTTCTAATATAATTAGATTGTTATTAAAAATTTTATAATGATCATTAATACATTATGTACTTATATATAATAAAAATTATAATAACTTATATTTAAGTAACCACTTAATTTAATTAATAAAATCATATAAAATTTAAAAAAAACACATACAAAAAAAGAATATTAAGATAATATCTATAATATTAAATAACTAAAATTTCACTTAGTAAACATTAAATAACATATAATTATGAATTATCTATGTATCAATGTATTATATGGATAAATGGGATAAGTGATATGACAAATAATTATTATACAAAAACAGCATTCAAAGATCTTCAAATAGAAGAATTAAAAATTCCACCTCATTCCTTAGAAGCCGAACAATCTATACTAGGTGGATTAATGTTAGATAATAAATGTTGGGATACTATTTCAGAAAGAGTAAACAAAACAGATTTCTTTAGTCTACCACATCATACTATTTTTTCTGAAATGCAGTATTTACTTGATCAAAATAAACCAATTGATCTAATTACTTTATCTGAATCTCTAGAACAAAAAGGTAAATTAGATAGTGTTGGTGGATTTGCCTATTTGGCGGAATTAGTTAAAAACACTCCAAGTGCTGCTAATATAAATGCTTATGCAGATATTGTACGTGAGCGTGCTGTTATTAGAGATATGATAGCTGTAGCAAATGAAATAGCCGATGCCGGTTATAATCCTAAAGGTCGTAGCAGTGAAGAATTATTAGATATAGCTGAATCACGTGTTTTTCAAATTGCTGAAATTAGATCTAATAAAAATTATGGGCCAAAAGGAATTGAAGAAATTTTATCAGAAACAGTAGAAAAAATAGAAAAATTATACCAAAACCCTAATAATGGTATAACAGGTATATCTACAGGGTATCAAGATTTAGATAAAAAAACAGCTGGACTACAAAATTCTGATCTTATCATTATAGCAGCTAGACCTTCAATGGGTAAAACTACTTTTGCAATGAATTTATGTGAACACGCAGCAATGACAGAAGAAAAACCAGTATTAATTTTTAGTTTAGAAATGCCAGCTAATCAAATTATGATGCGTATGTTAGCTTCACTATCAAGGGTTAATCAAACACGTATTCGTACTGGTCAGCTTAATGATGAAGATTGGGCTCGTATCTCTAGTACAATGGGTCTGTTAATGAAAAAACATAATATTTATATTGACGACTCTGCTAGATTAACACCAACAGACATTCGTTCACGTGCTAGACGCATGTATCGTGAACATGAAGGTTTAAGTTTAATTATGATTGATTATCTTCAATTAATGCATGTCCCTTATATGTCTGATAATCGTACCCTTGAAATTGCAGAAATATCTCGTTCACTAAAATCATTAGCAAAAGAATTACAAATACCAGTTATCGCATTATCACAACTTAACCGTAGTCTAGAACAACGAGTAGATAAAAAACCAGTAAATTCAGATTTAAGAGAATCAGGTTCTATTGAACAAGATGCTGACTTAATTATGTTTATTTATCGAGATGAAATTTATCACGATAATTCAGATCTTAAAGGAATTGCAGAAATTATAATTGGCAAACAACGTAATGGCCCAACTGGGACAGTACGTCTAACTTTTAATGGACAATGGTCGCGTTTCGATAATTATGCTGGAATAAACTATAATAACAAATGATTTATATAAATTAATTCAAACTGAGAATACAATGAAATCGCCAGTTGCAGTTATTCATAGTAATGCTATACGCTACAATTTACTACAGATACGGAAAATTGTAGTTCATAGTCGTATAATGGCTATAATAAAAGCTAATGCCTATGGACATGGTTTATTAGAAATAGCTAAAATTCTTAAAGATTTAGCTGATGGTTTTGGAGTTGCTCGTATTAGTGAAGCAATAATGTTACGTAATAACGATATAACTAATCCAATCTTATTATTAGCTGGTTTTGTTAATATTAATGAATTACCTATTATCATTAAAAATGAAATTGACGTTGTTATACAAGACATTAAACAAATTGAAATTTTAGAAAAAATTAAA
This genomic interval from Candidatus Arsenophonus lipoptenae contains the following:
- the dusA gene encoding tRNA dihydrouridine(20/20a) synthase DusA, coding for MCNKIVHTKLIQKTKLSTKYHKHHYFSVAPMLHLTDRHCRYFHRLLTKKALLYTEMITTNAIIYGKNNYLTYNEEEHPIALQLGGNEPKILANCAKMVQKAGYDEINFNIGCPSKRAQNGQFGAYLMRESSLVADCIKSMQDVVTIPITIKTRLGVDNDDSYEFLIDFIDRIVTNSQCRLFIIHARKAWLSGLNPKQNRKIPPLNYSYVYQLKKEFPQLTIIINGGIKTINEANQHLYYLDGVMIGREAYQNPQLLINVDLKIFNKNNLIINPIIAVQKMFPYIARELKKGTYLHHITKHMLGIFQSVPGACKWRRYLSTNSYKKGADISIIKKALEFIINKIDYL
- the dnaB gene encoding replicative DNA helicase gives rise to the protein MTNNYYTKTAFKDLQIEELKIPPHSLEAEQSILGGLMLDNKCWDTISERVNKTDFFSLPHHTIFSEMQYLLDQNKPIDLITLSESLEQKGKLDSVGGFAYLAELVKNTPSAANINAYADIVRERAVIRDMIAVANEIADAGYNPKGRSSEELLDIAESRVFQIAEIRSNKNYGPKGIEEILSETVEKIEKLYQNPNNGITGISTGYQDLDKKTAGLQNSDLIIIAARPSMGKTTFAMNLCEHAAMTEEKPVLIFSLEMPANQIMMRMLASLSRVNQTRIRTGQLNDEDWARISSTMGLLMKKHNIYIDDSARLTPTDIRSRARRMYREHEGLSLIMIDYLQLMHVPYMSDNRTLEIAEISRSLKSLAKELQIPVIALSQLNRSLEQRVDKKPVNSDLRESGSIEQDADLIMFIYRDEIYHDNSDLKGIAEIIIGKQRNGPTGTVRLTFNGQWSRFDNYAGINYNNK